Proteins from a genomic interval of uncultured Desulfuromusa sp.:
- the extO gene encoding selenite/tellurite reduction operon b-type cytochrome iron-sulfur cluster-binding subunit ExtO, giving the protein MFWTIVLSVLLLLCSETSGTAEASRMIQLEGVHAELACRDCHGSDPALTPRPSSLAVRANGCTGCHQGYDQIFDQAMTTRTAEKKFVEHTFAGVDPDFYVNNCSSCHVSDCLDCHGGGGHGIVSATQEECLACHTGYFVGREYLGWAPREDHPRYQRGPVHLGERALKMRPDIHAELGMECKDCHSMKSLIAGQKAAQTCEECHQPDPGVIEHSIAAHMDKLECYACHSSWAPQEYGNYYLRFGKSNREAEKAFKTPRLKGEYLVRTYLRKQDAPPLGLNERQRYSPIRPEFITYYSDLRGGEYPLVENQLLGAEWKPFFPHTIRTGTVMCDHCHDDRRRYLLENEEDRLYRIDLDGLGLVSFWNQQGQTIRDGSFVSSQQFLRINKKDSAYTKAYVKRWKKLLGQDEKSLKE; this is encoded by the coding sequence ATGTTTTGGACAATTGTCTTAAGCGTTCTACTTCTGTTATGCAGTGAAACCTCTGGTACTGCAGAGGCTTCAAGGATGATACAGCTTGAGGGCGTTCATGCTGAGTTGGCTTGTCGTGATTGTCATGGTAGTGATCCTGCTTTGACTCCGCGACCATCTTCACTTGCCGTGCGTGCAAACGGTTGTACCGGATGCCATCAAGGTTATGATCAGATCTTTGACCAGGCTATGACGACGCGAACGGCGGAGAAGAAATTTGTTGAGCACACCTTCGCGGGAGTTGACCCGGATTTTTATGTCAACAACTGCAGCAGCTGTCATGTCTCTGATTGTCTTGACTGTCATGGCGGGGGCGGACACGGAATTGTGAGTGCGACGCAGGAAGAATGCCTCGCCTGTCACACCGGATATTTTGTGGGACGTGAATATCTGGGCTGGGCTCCACGTGAAGACCACCCTCGTTATCAGCGCGGCCCTGTCCATCTGGGAGAGCGCGCGCTGAAAATGCGACCGGACATCCACGCTGAACTGGGCATGGAATGTAAAGACTGTCATTCGATGAAAAGTCTGATTGCCGGGCAGAAAGCGGCGCAAACCTGCGAGGAATGTCATCAACCTGATCCCGGTGTCATCGAGCACAGCATTGCGGCGCATATGGATAAGTTGGAATGTTATGCCTGTCATTCGTCCTGGGCACCGCAGGAGTATGGAAATTACTATTTACGTTTTGGAAAAAGCAATCGGGAAGCGGAAAAAGCCTTTAAGACACCACGCCTTAAAGGTGAATATCTGGTCAGAACTTATCTGCGGAAACAGGATGCGCCCCCTTTGGGACTGAATGAGCGGCAACGTTATAGCCCGATACGTCCGGAATTTATAACCTATTATTCTGATCTACGCGGAGGTGAATACCCATTGGTGGAAAATCAACTGCTGGGAGCAGAGTGGAAACCTTTTTTCCCTCATACGATACGCACCGGAACCGTCATGTGTGATCATTGTCATGATGATCGTCGCCGTTACCTGCTTGAAAATGAAGAAGATCGACTCTATAGAATTGATCTGGATGGTTTGGGGCTGGTGTCGTTCTGGAATCAGCAGGGACAAACGATTCGTGATGGTTCTTTTGTCAGCTCACAGCAATTCTTGCGCATCAACAAAAAAGATTCAGCTTATACGAAAGCTTATGTAAAAAGATGGAAAAAACTGCTTGGCCAAGACGAAAAGTCCTTAAAGGAATAG